The following proteins come from a genomic window of Nostoc sp. ATCC 53789:
- a CDS encoding chaperonin family protein RbcX, whose product MNLKQIAKDTAKTLQSYLTYQALRTVLAQLGETNPPLELWLHNFSSGKIQNGESYIEQLLREKPDLALRIMTVREHIAEEIAEFLPEMVRTGIQQANMEQRRQHLERITRIDTSSPSLQPEQQTTSDQNLDNLSN is encoded by the coding sequence ATGAATCTTAAGCAAATTGCGAAGGACACAGCCAAAACTCTCCAAAGCTATCTGACTTATCAGGCTCTAAGGACAGTATTGGCACAGCTAGGCGAAACTAATCCTCCATTAGAACTTTGGTTGCATAACTTTTCGTCTGGCAAAATTCAAAATGGTGAGTCATACATTGAGCAACTGCTGAGAGAAAAACCAGATTTGGCTTTGCGAATCATGACTGTCAGAGAACACATTGCGGAAGAAATTGCAGAATTTTTACCGGAAATGGTTCGCACTGGTATTCAGCAAGCCAATATGGAACAGCGTCGCCAGCATTTAGAACGCATCACACGAATAGACACATCTAGCCCCAGTCTGCAACCAGAACAGCAAACAACTTCAGATCAGAATTTGGATAACTTATCCAATTAG
- a CDS encoding Rpn family recombination-promoting nuclease/putative transposase — translation MKTDSIFYRLFQEFPSVFFELIGNSPETANIYQFSSVEIKQTAFRIDGVFLPTQDEENPIYFVEVQFQPDSDIYLRLVSEAFLYLRQNKSKNSWRGVVIYPRRSIDTGELQDCHEFFNSDRISIIYLDELGEAASLPIGIATLKLVIENEDTTITTARELINRTKQAVNLQLPQKQLLELIETILVYKLPNISREEIEAMFGLSELKQTRVYQEAEEEGKQKGRFEAKLEAVPKLLALGLSVEQISQALDLDIAQVQQAIQQTPFNE, via the coding sequence GTGAAAACTGATAGCATATTTTATCGCCTATTTCAAGAATTCCCCAGTGTCTTCTTTGAACTGATTGGCAATTCTCCTGAAACTGCAAATATCTATCAATTCTCTTCAGTTGAAATCAAACAAACTGCCTTTAGAATAGATGGTGTATTTCTTCCCACTCAAGACGAAGAAAATCCAATTTATTTCGTTGAAGTTCAATTTCAACCAGATTCAGATATTTATTTGCGCCTAGTTTCGGAAGCATTTCTCTATTTACGGCAAAATAAATCTAAAAATTCTTGGCGAGGAGTGGTGATTTATCCCAGAAGGAGTATAGATACTGGTGAGCTACAAGATTGCCACGAATTCTTCAACAGCGATCGCATTAGTATAATTTACTTGGATGAATTAGGCGAAGCTGCATCACTACCAATAGGTATTGCTACCCTAAAATTAGTAATTGAAAATGAAGATACAACTATTACTACCGCCAGAGAACTAATTAACCGTACTAAACAAGCCGTAAATTTGCAACTACCACAAAAACAATTACTAGAATTAATAGAGACAATCTTAGTTTATAAATTGCCTAACATAAGTCGAGAGGAGATAGAAGCTATGTTTGGGTTAAGTGAGTTGAAGCAAACACGGGTTTATCAAGAAGCTGAAGAAGAAGGTAAACAAAAAGGTCGTTTTGAGGCAAAATTAGAAGCTGTACCTAAACTGCTAGCACTTGGTTTAAGCGTGGAACAGATATCACAGGCGTTAGATTTGGATATTGCACAAGTCCAGCAAGCAATACAGCAAACACCTTTCAATGAATAA
- a CDS encoding Uma2 family endonuclease yields the protein MVQQVTTETTTEVIYPESDGQPMADNTEQFAWIVKIKENLEILFASTTDVFIAGDLFWYPVQGNPNLKQAPDTMVVFGRPKGKRGFYLQWDEDNIPPQVVFEILSPGNTLKEMTKKFQFYQHYGVEEYYIYDPAKNDLNGLLRSGDSFEVIEEMNGWVSPRLGISFTLTPDTLEIVSPTGQKFLSPVEIDQLRQQERQRAERECQAKEAALQELEKERDRYQELLAKLREKGINTDNL from the coding sequence ATGGTACAACAAGTTACAACAGAAACCACCACCGAAGTCATCTACCCGGAAAGCGACGGACAGCCAATGGCGGATAATACAGAACAATTTGCATGGATTGTCAAAATTAAAGAAAATTTAGAAATCCTATTTGCATCAACAACTGATGTATTTATCGCCGGAGATTTGTTTTGGTATCCAGTTCAAGGAAACCCGAATCTCAAACAAGCACCGGATACAATGGTAGTCTTTGGTAGACCAAAAGGAAAACGGGGTTTCTATTTACAGTGGGATGAAGATAATATCCCCCCACAGGTAGTATTTGAAATACTATCGCCAGGTAACACCCTCAAAGAAATGACCAAAAAATTTCAGTTTTACCAGCATTACGGCGTGGAAGAATATTATATTTATGATCCGGCTAAAAACGATTTAAATGGCTTGCTCCGTTCTGGGGATAGTTTTGAAGTCATCGAGGAGATGAATGGCTGGGTAAGTCCGCGTTTGGGAATCAGTTTTACATTAACACCGGATACCCTGGAAATTGTTTCTCCTACCGGACAAAAGTTTTTGTCACCCGTAGAAATTGACCAGTTACGCCAACAGGAACGCCAACGTGCAGAACGGGAATGTCAAGCAAAGGAAGCGGCTTTACAAGAATTAGAAAAAGAGCGCGATCGCTATCAAGAATTGTTAGCGAAACTCAGAGAAAAAGGAATTAATACAGATAATTTGTAA
- the trmFO gene encoding FADH(2)-oxidizing methylenetetrahydrofolate--tRNA-(uracil(54)-C(5))-methyltransferase TrmFO, with amino-acid sequence MEQQPIQVIGGGLAGTEAAWQIAQAGVPVILHEMRPKRFSPAHHTEHLAELVCSNSFGAMASDRAAGLLHEELRQLGSIVISKADEHAVPAGGALAVDRGQFGQDLTQTLASHPLIEFRRGEVSAIPEGIVVLATGPLTSPELAEDLQRFTGMEYLSFFDAASPIIVGESINRDVAFMASRYDKGEAAYLNCPMNKEQYLHFREELCKAEQTELKGFERETAKFFEACLPIEELAQRGEDTMRYGPLKPVGLSDTRTGERPYAVVQLRQEDKAGQLWNMVGFQTNLRWGEQKRIFQLIPSLEKAEFVRLGVMHRNTFINAPQLMHPTLQFKERPTLLAAGQLIGTEGYTAAAAGGCLAGINAARLALGKEALVLPPTTMMGALLEFISSASPKHFQPMPPNFGIFPELGAKIKSKQERYGRYRDRSLTDLANWKANRN; translated from the coding sequence ATGGAACAACAACCGATACAAGTAATTGGAGGTGGACTAGCTGGAACTGAAGCAGCGTGGCAAATAGCCCAAGCTGGAGTACCGGTAATTCTCCATGAAATGCGTCCAAAACGTTTCAGTCCTGCTCATCATACAGAACATTTGGCAGAATTAGTCTGTAGTAATTCCTTTGGGGCAATGGCAAGCGATCGCGCGGCGGGATTATTGCATGAAGAATTACGTCAACTTGGTTCTATTGTCATCTCCAAAGCTGATGAACACGCCGTACCTGCGGGAGGGGCGCTAGCGGTAGACAGGGGACAATTTGGCCAAGACTTGACTCAAACTTTAGCCAGCCATCCTTTAATTGAATTTCGCCGGGGTGAAGTATCTGCGATTCCTGAAGGAATTGTGGTTTTGGCAACTGGACCTTTAACCAGCCCCGAATTAGCCGAAGATTTGCAACGCTTTACGGGGATGGAATACCTCAGCTTTTTCGATGCGGCTAGTCCGATCATTGTGGGAGAATCGATTAATCGTGACGTTGCTTTTATGGCATCACGTTATGACAAAGGTGAAGCTGCTTATCTCAACTGCCCAATGAATAAAGAGCAGTATTTGCACTTTCGAGAAGAACTTTGTAAAGCTGAACAAACAGAACTCAAAGGTTTTGAACGGGAAACAGCAAAATTTTTTGAAGCGTGTTTACCCATTGAAGAACTAGCACAGCGTGGGGAAGATACCATGCGCTACGGCCCGTTGAAGCCAGTAGGATTGTCAGATACTCGCACCGGGGAACGTCCTTATGCTGTGGTGCAGTTGCGACAAGAAGACAAAGCCGGTCAACTGTGGAATATGGTAGGATTCCAAACTAATCTGCGTTGGGGTGAGCAAAAGCGGATATTTCAGCTAATTCCCAGTTTGGAAAAGGCGGAGTTTGTGCGGTTGGGAGTTATGCACCGTAACACTTTTATTAATGCCCCTCAGCTAATGCATCCAACTCTGCAATTTAAAGAACGTCCAACGTTGTTAGCTGCTGGACAGTTGATTGGTACTGAAGGCTATACTGCTGCGGCTGCGGGTGGCTGCTTGGCGGGAATTAATGCAGCACGGCTAGCTTTGGGTAAAGAAGCTTTGGTTTTACCACCAACAACAATGATGGGTGCGTTATTGGAATTTATTAGTTCCGCTTCGCCGAAGCATTTCCAACCAATGCCCCCCAATTTTGGTATTTTTCCCGAATTGGGTGCGAAAATCAAAAGTAAACAAGAGCGTTACGGACGTTACCGCGATCGCTCTTTAACCGATCTAGCAAATTGGAAAGCTAATCGTAATTAA
- the panB gene encoding 3-methyl-2-oxobutanoate hydroxymethyltransferase: protein MAITTQQLIQWKQQGRSIVALTAWDYAIAQLIDAAGVDLILVGDSMAVVLGYETTLPITLDEMIYHAKSVRRGVKRALVVVDLPFLTYQESLQQAMHSAGRVLKETGAQGVKLEGGYPAIAETIARLVQAGIPVMGHVGLTPQSVHQLGLRQQGKTQEASERILQEAIALEQAGVFSIVLEHIPADLAMQITQKLSIPTIGIGAGIHCDGQVLVTSDVIGLAEKHPPFAKVYTNLRETITKAVQDYAVEVRDRKFP from the coding sequence ATGGCAATCACTACCCAGCAATTAATTCAATGGAAACAACAGGGACGTTCAATTGTCGCGTTGACCGCCTGGGATTATGCGATCGCTCAACTCATCGATGCAGCTGGTGTAGACTTAATCCTTGTGGGTGACTCTATGGCAGTAGTTTTAGGGTATGAAACAACACTGCCGATAACTTTGGATGAGATGATATACCATGCCAAATCTGTGCGTCGTGGGGTTAAACGGGCATTAGTCGTTGTAGATTTACCATTTTTGACGTATCAAGAAAGTCTTCAACAAGCAATGCACTCAGCTGGGCGGGTACTAAAGGAAACGGGCGCTCAAGGGGTAAAATTGGAGGGTGGCTATCCAGCGATCGCAGAAACTATTGCTCGTTTGGTTCAAGCTGGAATTCCGGTAATGGGTCATGTCGGTTTGACACCGCAATCAGTACATCAACTCGGTTTGCGGCAACAAGGGAAAACCCAAGAAGCGAGTGAGAGAATTTTACAAGAAGCGATCGCTCTCGAACAAGCAGGTGTATTTTCTATAGTTTTAGAGCATATACCCGCAGATTTGGCAATGCAGATTACACAAAAACTTAGCATTCCGACAATTGGTATCGGTGCAGGAATTCACTGCGATGGACAGGTTTTAGTTACCTCGGATGTAATCGGACTGGCTGAAAAACATCCACCGTTCGCCAAGGTTTACACCAACTTGCGAGAGACGATTACCAAGGCTGTACAAGATTATGCGGTGGAAGTGCGCGATCGGAAATTTCCATAA
- a CDS encoding fasciclin domain-containing protein: MADIVDIAVTAESFKTLVAAVQAAGLVETLKSPGPFTVFAPNDDAFAKLPPGTIQTLLQNIPQLTRILKYHVVPGKLLKADLAELGTVNSVEGSPIKIHSLDGFEVKNATVLAADIEADNGVVHVIDTVILPG, translated from the coding sequence ATGGCTGATATTGTTGATATTGCTGTTACGGCTGAGTCTTTCAAAACACTAGTGGCGGCTGTACAAGCTGCTGGTTTAGTAGAAACATTAAAAAGTCCTGGCCCGTTCACTGTCTTTGCACCAAATGACGATGCTTTTGCCAAATTACCGCCGGGAACTATCCAAACTCTGTTACAGAATATTCCCCAGCTAACGCGAATTTTAAAGTATCATGTCGTTCCAGGAAAGCTGCTAAAGGCTGATTTGGCAGAACTCGGCACGGTTAATTCTGTGGAAGGTTCACCGATTAAAATTCATTCTTTAGATGGTTTTGAAGTTAAAAATGCCACAGTTTTAGCAGCAGATATCGAAGCTGATAATGGCGTGGTACACGTTATCGATACCGTGATTTTACCGGGTTAA
- a CDS encoding ribulose bisphosphate carboxylase small subunit produces MQTLPKERRYETLSYLPPLTDAQIAKQIQYILNQGYIPAIEFNETSEPTELYWTMWKLPLFGAKSTQEVLSEVQGCRSQFNTSYIRVVGFDNIKQCQVLSFLVHKPNKATRY; encoded by the coding sequence ATGCAAACTTTACCAAAAGAGCGTCGTTACGAAACCCTTTCTTATCTGCCACCCCTGACTGACGCTCAAATTGCCAAGCAGATTCAGTACATTTTGAATCAAGGTTACATTCCAGCGATCGAGTTCAACGAAACTTCTGAGCCAACAGAATTATATTGGACAATGTGGAAGCTACCTTTGTTCGGTGCTAAATCTACTCAAGAAGTATTGAGCGAAGTTCAAGGATGCCGTTCTCAATTCAACACCAGCTATATCCGTGTTGTGGGTTTTGACAACATCAAGCAGTGCCAAGTTCTCAGCTTTTTGGTTCACAAACCTAACAAAGCTACCAGATACTAA
- a CDS encoding form I ribulose bisphosphate carboxylase large subunit, translating to MSYAQTKTQSKSGYQAGVKDYRLTYYTPDYTPKDTDLLAAFRMTPQPGVPPEEAGAAVAAESSTGTWTTVWTDLLTDLDRYKGRCYDIEPVPGEDNQYICYVAYPLDLFEEGSVTNVLTSIVGNVFGFKALRALRLEDIRFPVAYIKTFQGPPHGIQVERDKLNKYGRPLLGCTIKPKLGLSAKNYGRAVYECLRGGLDFTKDDENINSAPFQRWRDRFLFVAEAINKAQAETGEIKGHYLNVTAPTCEQMLQRAEYAKELKMPIIMHDYLTAGFTANTTLSRWCRDNGILLHIHRAMHAVIDRQKNHGIHFRVLAKALRLSGGDHIHTGTVVGKLEGERGITMGFVDLLRENYIEQDKSRGIYFTQDWASLPGVMAVASGGIHVWHMPALVEIFGDDSVLQFGGGTLGHPWGNAPGATANRVALEAVVQARNEGRNLAREGNDIIREAAKWSPELAVACELWKEIKFEFEAMDTV from the coding sequence ATGTCTTACGCTCAAACGAAGACTCAGAGCAAGTCTGGGTATCAAGCCGGGGTTAAAGATTACAGATTAACTTATTACACACCCGATTACACACCAAAAGATACCGATCTTCTAGCTGCGTTCCGCATGACACCCCAGCCCGGTGTTCCTCCCGAAGAAGCAGGTGCGGCTGTAGCGGCTGAGTCTTCCACAGGTACTTGGACAACTGTGTGGACAGACTTGCTCACCGACCTTGATCGCTACAAAGGTCGTTGTTATGACATCGAACCAGTTCCCGGCGAAGACAACCAGTACATCTGCTACGTTGCTTATCCTTTGGACTTGTTTGAAGAAGGTTCTGTAACCAACGTATTAACCTCAATTGTAGGTAACGTATTTGGTTTCAAAGCTCTGCGGGCACTACGTCTAGAAGACATCCGTTTCCCAGTAGCTTACATCAAGACCTTCCAAGGGCCTCCTCACGGTATCCAAGTTGAGCGCGACAAGTTAAACAAATACGGTCGTCCTTTACTAGGTTGTACCATTAAGCCCAAATTGGGTCTTTCCGCTAAGAACTACGGACGCGCTGTATACGAGTGCTTACGCGGTGGTTTGGACTTCACCAAAGACGACGAAAACATTAACTCCGCACCATTCCAAAGATGGCGCGATCGCTTCTTGTTTGTAGCTGAAGCTATCAACAAAGCTCAAGCAGAAACCGGTGAAATTAAAGGTCACTACCTAAACGTCACCGCTCCTACTTGCGAACAAATGTTGCAACGGGCTGAGTACGCTAAAGAACTCAAAATGCCCATCATCATGCATGACTACCTCACCGCAGGTTTCACCGCCAACACCACATTGTCTCGTTGGTGCCGCGATAACGGTATCTTGCTACACATTCACCGTGCTATGCACGCTGTAATCGACCGTCAAAAGAACCACGGTATCCACTTCCGTGTATTGGCTAAAGCTCTACGTTTGTCTGGTGGTGATCACATCCACACCGGCACCGTAGTTGGTAAGTTGGAAGGTGAGCGCGGCATCACAATGGGCTTCGTTGACCTGTTGCGTGAAAACTACATTGAGCAAGACAAGTCTCGTGGTATTTACTTTACCCAAGACTGGGCTTCTCTACCTGGTGTAATGGCAGTTGCTTCTGGTGGTATCCACGTATGGCACATGCCCGCGCTAGTAGAAATCTTTGGTGATGACTCCGTACTACAATTCGGTGGTGGTACTCTGGGACACCCTTGGGGTAACGCTCCTGGAGCAACCGCTAACCGCGTCGCCTTGGAAGCTGTTGTTCAAGCTCGTAACGAAGGCCGTAACTTGGCTCGTGAAGGTAACGATATCATCCGCGAAGCAGCCAAGTGGTCTCCTGAACTAGCTGTTGCTTGCGAACTGTGGAAAGAAATCAAGTTCGAGTTTGAAGCAATGGATACCGTCTGA
- a CDS encoding two-component regulator propeller domain-containing protein, whose amino-acid sequence MTMGNVSKGNVTVVLFCKRTSLLITSILFGLIAVPGMGWAQKTPDIKSSDLTPAYPPSAPPPRVESLPDERGVQENSPETDYRVGNLLADVTGNLWVGSWRGLSRIDPKTGKIISRVSLPNVAIGALAQDKVGRLWVGSYGGLVRVDPRTNEITAQNLFLPSKRVLSLLLDKRGYLWTGTDSGLALISPDQGLIMTTVKNLPGVSANTLTLDAEGQLWVGTLDGLVRVNTASASIMKRIADLPGTTVQALAISPEGLIWAGMPNNLLVINPKTGAVLRSVTRLRGRDVTAVRFAKDGSVWVGTSNGLLRLNPNTGAVLDAEVAGLPSSRVLALVPDISNKLWIGTSEGLAWLMPKTDSAKTHIAFSRAVK is encoded by the coding sequence ATGACTATGGGTAATGTCTCCAAAGGAAATGTCACCGTGGTACTATTTTGCAAGCGTACTAGTTTATTGATTACTTCTATCTTGTTTGGGTTGATAGCTGTGCCAGGTATGGGATGGGCACAAAAAACCCCTGACATCAAATCATCTGATTTAACCCCCGCTTATCCACCTTCTGCACCGCCACCGCGAGTAGAATCTTTGCCCGATGAGCGCGGAGTGCAAGAAAATTCGCCAGAAACTGATTATCGTGTTGGTAACTTACTGGCAGATGTTACAGGCAATCTTTGGGTAGGTTCTTGGCGGGGATTATCGCGGATTGATCCTAAAACTGGCAAGATTATTTCTCGTGTTAGCTTACCGAATGTTGCCATTGGTGCTTTAGCCCAAGACAAAGTAGGACGCTTGTGGGTGGGAAGTTATGGCGGACTAGTTCGAGTAGACCCTCGCACGAATGAAATCACCGCACAGAATTTATTTTTGCCTTCTAAACGGGTTTTGTCACTGTTGCTTGACAAACGGGGTTATTTGTGGACTGGAACTGATAGTGGTTTAGCCCTAATTAGTCCTGACCAAGGTTTGATTATGACAACAGTAAAAAATCTGCCTGGTGTCAGCGCCAACACCCTAACTTTAGATGCTGAAGGTCAACTGTGGGTTGGCACTCTTGATGGATTGGTGCGGGTAAATACTGCTAGTGCTTCGATTATGAAGCGCATTGCCGATTTACCAGGGACGACTGTTCAAGCTTTAGCTATCAGTCCAGAAGGCTTAATTTGGGCCGGAATGCCGAATAATTTGCTAGTCATTAACCCAAAAACTGGTGCAGTTTTGCGGTCTGTGACTCGCCTGCGTGGGCGTGATGTGACGGCGGTACGTTTTGCTAAAGATGGTAGTGTCTGGGTTGGAACTAGCAATGGTTTGTTACGATTAAATCCAAATACAGGCGCTGTGTTAGATGCAGAAGTTGCTGGACTTCCTTCTAGTCGGGTTCTTGCCCTTGTACCTGACATCAGCAATAAACTATGGATTGGCACTAGTGAAGGTCTGGCTTGGTTAATGCCCAAAACGGATAGTGCAAAAACCCATATTGCTTTCAGTCGCGCTGTTAAGTAG